The following proteins are encoded in a genomic region of Brachypodium distachyon strain Bd21 chromosome 1, Brachypodium_distachyon_v3.0, whole genome shotgun sequence:
- the LOC112269867 gene encoding thionin BTH7-like — MASNNGLKSVIICILILGLVLEQVQVEGKSCCKNTSSRLCYNACRKAGGSQGACASTCGCIHIDGKRCPADYPSMHLLPDSRESDAIKYCNIGCSSTVCDNMNHVFRGEENVELCFDACVSLCNGTEAAVASVAA, encoded by the exons ATGGCAAGCAACAATGGTCTTAAGAGCGTGATCATTTGTATCCTCATACTGGGGCTAGTTCTGGAGCAGGTCCAAGTAGAGGGAAAGAGTTGCTGCAAAAACACGTCGTCAAGACTCTGCTACAACGCCTGCCGTAAAGCTGGGGGTAGCCAAGGAGCCTGTGCAAGCACTTGTGGATGTATACACATCGATGGCAAAAGATGTCCAGCTGACTATCCTTCTATGCATCTTCTCCCAGACTCCC GTGAATCAGATGCCATTAAGTACTGCAACATCGGATGTAGCTCTACCGTGTGTGACAACATGAACcatg TTTTTCGCGGCGAAGAGAACGTGGAACTCTGCTTCGATGCATGTGTGAGTCTTTGTAACGGGACTGAGGCTGCCGTTGCATCGGTTGCAGCCTaa